From a region of the Desulfovibrio legallii genome:
- a CDS encoding NAD(P)-dependent oxidoreductase, with protein MNETVALMGASGRVGSRILAELSRRGHNVTAIARHPENIPTLPGVRAVAGDANDKTALAGLLRGHDVAASAVPFAVSDPHILIDAVRTAGVKRYLVVGGAGSLEVAPGQILLDQPDFPAAYKPEAAAGAAFLNLLRRTDDLDWTFLSPSALFEPGERTGKFRLGTDQLLTTPQGSSISFEDYAIAFVDELENPRHVRQRFTVGY; from the coding sequence ATGAATGAAACAGTGGCGCTTATGGGCGCTTCGGGCCGTGTGGGTTCGCGCATTCTGGCGGAGCTTTCCCGCCGCGGGCACAACGTGACGGCCATTGCCCGGCACCCGGAAAACATTCCCACCCTGCCCGGCGTGCGGGCCGTGGCGGGCGACGCCAACGACAAAACCGCTCTGGCAGGCCTGCTGCGCGGGCACGATGTGGCGGCCAGCGCCGTGCCCTTTGCCGTCAGCGACCCCCATATCCTTATTGACGCCGTGCGCACGGCGGGCGTCAAACGGTACTTAGTGGTAGGCGGCGCGGGCAGCCTGGAGGTGGCTCCGGGCCAGATTCTGCTGGACCAGCCGGACTTTCCCGCTGCCTACAAACCGGAAGCCGCCGCAGGCGCGGCCTTTCTGAACCTGCTGCGCCGCACGGACGACCTGGACTGGACCTTCCTTTCACCCTCGGCCCTGTTTGAACCGGGCGAACGCACGGGAAAATTCCGCTTGGGCACGGACCAGCTGCTGACTACCCCCCAGGGCTCCAGCATCTCCTTTGAGGACTACGCCATCGCCTTTGTGGATGAGCTGGAAAACCCCCGGCATGTGCGGCAACGCTTCACCGTAGGCTATTAG
- a CDS encoding DUF1848 domain-containing protein, with protein MAWSTTTIATAHGPERGVAPVLVAASRATDIPAFYAPWFVNRLRAGHVLWRNPFNGHGQYVSLTRMRCVVFWSKNPAPLLPFLPELDARGLAYYLHYTLNDYEAEGFEPGLPPLARRVETFCRWADALGPERVVWRFDPLLLAGPLAAPGGEGCARLLGKVEGLARQLAGYTRKLVFSFADIAPYRKVWTSLRRAGLPWRDCTRQEMQTLALGIAQICTAYGLTPATCGETADLRAWGVAHNRCIDPELVLRLTRNHPDVLRLLGREGQQTLLPGAPPPRWPRDPGQRPACACVPCKDIGQYNTCPHGCVYCYANTSPAAARRGRAAHDPQGEAIAL; from the coding sequence ATGGCCTGGAGCACCACCACCATCGCCACGGCCCACGGGCCGGAAAGGGGCGTCGCACCCGTGCTTGTGGCCGCCAGCCGCGCCACGGACATTCCCGCCTTTTACGCCCCGTGGTTTGTCAATCGGCTGCGGGCGGGACACGTGCTCTGGCGCAACCCCTTCAATGGTCACGGCCAGTACGTTTCTCTGACGCGAATGCGCTGCGTGGTGTTCTGGAGCAAAAATCCCGCGCCCCTGCTGCCCTTTTTGCCGGAACTGGACGCGCGCGGCCTGGCCTACTACCTGCACTACACCCTTAACGATTATGAAGCCGAAGGCTTTGAACCGGGTCTGCCGCCCTTGGCCCGCAGGGTGGAAACCTTTTGCCGCTGGGCCGACGCCCTGGGTCCGGAACGGGTTGTCTGGCGCTTTGATCCCCTGCTGCTGGCCGGGCCCCTGGCGGCCCCCGGTGGCGAAGGCTGCGCCCGCCTGCTGGGCAAGGTGGAAGGCCTGGCCCGCCAGCTGGCCGGCTATACCCGCAAGCTGGTGTTCAGCTTTGCGGACATTGCGCCCTACCGCAAGGTGTGGACCAGCCTGCGCCGCGCGGGCCTGCCCTGGCGGGACTGCACAAGACAGGAAATGCAGACTCTGGCCCTGGGGATAGCGCAGATCTGCACGGCCTACGGCCTTACACCGGCCACCTGCGGCGAAACGGCGGACCTGCGCGCCTGGGGTGTGGCCCACAACCGCTGCATTGACCCGGAGCTTGTCCTCAGGCTCACCCGCAATCACCCGGACGTGCTGCGCCTGCTGGGCCGGGAAGGGCAGCAAACGCTTCTGCCCGGCGCGCCGCCGCCCCGCTGGCCCCGCGATCCAGGCCAGCGCCCGGCCTGCGCCTGCGTGCCCTGCAAGGACATCGGCCAGTACAATACCTGCCCCCACGGCTGCGTTTACTGCTACGCCAACACCTCGCCCGCCGCCGCACGGCGCGGACGCGCGGCCCACGACCCGCAGGGGGAGGCCATTGCGCTCTGA
- the queD gene encoding 6-carboxytetrahydropterin synthase QueD, whose translation MNTHLWRLTVRDDFAAAHALRHYEGKCERLHGHNFAVELTVEGQNLTPDTEMLLDFKVLKTGLKRVLETLDHRLLNETPPFDRLNPSSENLSRHIWRSMAAWLEAHPDPQARAVRLHSVTVAEKGAQSATYMELPSEVGGRAG comes from the coding sequence ATGAATACTCATCTCTGGCGTTTGACCGTGCGGGACGATTTTGCTGCGGCCCACGCCCTGCGGCACTACGAAGGCAAATGCGAACGCCTGCACGGCCACAATTTTGCCGTAGAGCTCACCGTGGAAGGGCAGAACCTGACCCCGGACACAGAAATGCTGCTGGACTTCAAGGTGCTCAAAACCGGGCTCAAACGCGTGCTGGAAACTCTGGACCACCGCCTGCTCAACGAAACCCCCCCCTTTGACCGTCTGAATCCCTCTTCAGAAAATTTGTCCCGCCACATCTGGCGGAGCATGGCCGCCTGGCTGGAGGCGCACCCCGACCCGCAGGCGCGGGCCGTGCGGCTCCACAGCGTGACCGTGGCGGAAAAGGGCGCGCAGAGCGCCACCTATATGGAGCTGCCCTCCGAAGTGGGCGGGCGGGCCGGGTAG